The following proteins are encoded in a genomic region of Chryseobacterium cucumeris:
- a CDS encoding T9SS type A sorting domain-containing protein yields MKKHYFLLFSIFTIFLNAQSFSLDTTFGNGGYCMYDNFRETSDVVILPDGQFITATSTGSITIRKVNQSGILDSSFGEKDYDMGSNSLDKSESIKKIILNNNKILIYGRVNATPTHSLYDWFLTRINLDGSLDTSFGTNGFTTQSVSQNGTADDFAVDQNGNSYLLISNMGSYMVKVDSNGVIDNNFGTNGKLLLNTFYPKKFYIQNDGKLVMAGTKTNTLTYTEDSYIERRLPDGTYDSTFGTNGSVFIPNTQGSVARNFEYNYTDNSILLLHSKNTIYGGTFFLSKIQISDGASVSGFSNNGRTPDYSFTTAKQLSLGQITVLPNSKIIVTGGITNMYNGTPNLIAQLFVTRLNANGTVDYTTSTAGFQYFMAAPPTTSLRADYIKKLFNLNDGSLVLAYSGGSVTHGSKSFLTKFNSGFLGVDDISAKDHNTFTLHPNPARDHITIQYKKEGNKSFEYSIVDMSGKKIQSGSSIFNEQINIQKLEKGNYIIQFETKKRDRQSLKLIKK; encoded by the coding sequence ATGAAAAAACACTATTTCTTATTATTTTCTATTTTCACCATTTTTTTGAATGCGCAAAGCTTCAGTTTGGACACTACTTTTGGAAATGGCGGATATTGCATGTATGATAATTTCAGAGAAACATCAGATGTGGTGATACTTCCGGATGGCCAATTCATTACTGCAACTTCCACAGGCTCTATCACCATAAGAAAGGTAAACCAAAGCGGAATTCTTGATAGCTCCTTCGGAGAAAAGGATTATGATATGGGCAGCAATTCATTGGATAAAAGCGAATCTATCAAAAAAATTATTTTAAATAATAATAAAATATTGATTTATGGAAGGGTAAATGCTACTCCAACCCACAGCTTATATGATTGGTTTTTAACCAGAATTAACCTGGACGGATCTCTGGACACCAGCTTTGGCACCAATGGTTTTACCACTCAATCTGTAAGTCAAAACGGTACAGCAGATGATTTTGCAGTAGATCAGAATGGAAACAGTTACCTTCTTATTTCCAACATGGGTTCTTATATGGTAAAAGTAGATTCCAACGGAGTCATTGATAACAATTTCGGAACCAATGGAAAATTATTGCTTAATACATTTTATCCCAAAAAGTTTTATATTCAGAATGATGGGAAACTGGTAATGGCGGGAACCAAAACCAATACATTAACCTACACAGAAGATTCTTATATCGAAAGAAGACTGCCTGACGGCACGTACGATTCTACATTTGGTACTAATGGTTCTGTTTTTATTCCTAATACGCAAGGTTCTGTTGCCAGAAATTTTGAATATAATTATACTGATAATTCTATTTTATTACTGCATAGTAAAAATACGATATATGGGGGGACTTTCTTTTTATCTAAAATTCAAATTTCAGATGGCGCCTCTGTTTCCGGATTTTCCAATAATGGAAGAACACCTGATTATAGCTTTACCACTGCAAAGCAATTGTCATTGGGCCAGATTACCGTATTGCCCAATTCAAAAATAATAGTGACAGGAGGTATAACGAATATGTATAATGGTACCCCGAATCTTATTGCACAATTATTTGTAACAAGACTGAATGCTAACGGAACTGTAGATTATACTACATCAACTGCGGGCTTTCAATATTTTATGGCCGCACCTCCGACTACATCGCTAAGAGCTGACTATATTAAAAAGTTATTTAATTTAAATGACGGCTCACTTGTTCTTGCTTATTCCGGCGGCAGTGTAACACATGGCTCCAAATCTTTTCTGACAAAGTTTAACAGTGGTTTCCTTGGGGTGGATGATATTTCTGCAAAAGATCATAATACTTTTACCCTTCATCCTAATCCGGCCAGGGATCATATTACCATACAATATAAAAAAGAGGGTAATAAAAGTTTTGAGTACAGTATTGTTGATATGTCCGGGAAAAAAATTCAGAGCGGTTCTTCAATATTCAATGAACAAATCAATATTCAGAAATTAGAAAAAGGGAATTACATTATTCAGTTTGAGACTAAAAAAAGAGACAGACAATCGTTAAAATTAATAAAGAAATAA